TAGTTTTGTCATCAATGTGGGCAACAGCGAGGATGACCTCGCCTTGCACATGAACCCTCGCTTCGACGCCCACGGAGACACCCGGGCCGTGGTGTGTAACTCCTACCATGGAGGCAAGTGGTGTGAGgagcacagagagggaggattCCCCTTCAACCAGGGAGAGGAGTTTAAGGTGAGAAAttacattctgtgtgtgtgtgtgtgagcacaggTGGATATGTGTATGTTTCCAATTTAACTCATGCTGATGTGAATGTCCTCCTCTTTTCCCATGTGTGTAAGGGAGTTCTACCTGGGACCTCTGGTGGTAATAACTTGCAATCACTGCATCCCAAATACCTAAGCACTTCTTTGGATAAAAATGTGATATTACTTCTCTGTCTCAGATAAATATCACCTTCACCAAGGAGCAGTTCCTAGTTTCGCTTCCCGACGGCTCTGAGATCCACTTCCCCAATCGCCAAGGAGACGAGAAGTATAAATACATGCACTTCGAGGGCGACGTCAGGATCAAGGGCGTCGAGATCAAGTAGACCAGTCAGAGTGGAGAAGAATCCTCCATAAGGCACTCAATTGGATCTTTAGCTTTCTTGTCTGGCTGCTCATTGGCTTTCCagaggtccacacacacacacacacacaagccttaTTCTTTTTTACACACTCACCATAGTCTGACTTAAGTTAGTTTTAATGCTGCCATTCCTAACCAATGCATGGAGCCACTAACAAGTGAAACCTACaagtaaaatatgtattttacaatGGCAGCCCATTACAAGCTTGGAAGTGTTGAAATGTGAAAAGTTCCCTGGTAGTTAAATTAATATCAATTGTTTTATTGAAGATAAATGTGTCTTTCATTAATGTGGAACAATCATTCCAGATCATTCCAGAAGTGGTTTAAGAAAAGTGCAAAGTATTTGTTCATTAAAattcttttttttaaccatttcagATTGTATCTTCCTTTGTgaaaatgtgtgatttttaatCAGCAGGTTTTCTTTTCGTAAATGTCTGTGTAGCTATCAATGTTAGAGATTGTTTCTGTATAAAGCACTTTGGATAGGCTAGCATTCTTCAGTGACTTTATTACATGCATTACAAGATGTTAGGCTACAGATTCATTCATGCAGCCTAATTATTAATGAATTAAATCAGCGATGCAACTCCTGtgcagttacagttgaagtcggaagtttacatacaccttagccaaatacatttaaattcagtttttcacaattccagaaatgtaatccttgtaaaaattccctgtcttaggtcagttaggatcaccactttattttaagaatgtgaaatgtcagaataatagtaaagagctttatttcagctttttttctttcatcacattcccagtgggtcagaagtttacatacacttagttagtatttggtagcattgcctttaaattgtttaacttgggtcaaatgtttcgggtagccttccacaagcttcccacaataagttgggtgaattttggcccattcctcctgacagagctggtgtaactgagtcaagtttgtaggccttgctcgcacatgctttttcagttctgcccacaaattttctatgggattgaggtcagggctttgtgattgcctctccaatacattgactttgttgtccttaagccattttgccacaactttggaagtttgcttggggtcattgtccatttgaaagacctatttgtgaccaagctttaacttcctgactgatgtcttgatgttgcttcaatatatccacataattttcccgcctcatgatgccatctattttgtaaagtgcaccactccctcctgcagcaagcacccccataacatgatgcacccccatgcttcacggttgggatagtgttcttcggcttgcaagcctccccctttttcctccaaacataatgatggtcattatggccaaacggtgctatttttgtttcatcagaccagaggacatttctccaaaaagtacgatctttgtccccatgtgcagttgcaaaccgtagtctggcttttttacggtggtttt
Above is a window of Salmo salar chromosome ssa03, Ssal_v3.1, whole genome shotgun sequence DNA encoding:
- the LOC106601689 gene encoding beta-galactoside-binding lectin; this translates as MSGVVVKNMSFKLGQTLTITGIPNSEATHFVINVGNSEDDLALHMNPRFDAHGDTRAVVCNSYHGGKWCEEHREGGFPFNQGEEFKINITFTKEQFLVSLPDGSEIHFPNRQGDEKYKYMHFEGDVRIKGVEIK